In a single window of the Pandoraea pulmonicola genome:
- a CDS encoding nucleotidyl transferase AbiEii/AbiGii toxin family protein, producing the protein MRTISKEQLELIDALVAEEDLGGISAAILEKDIHVTDALRALASLEHRNTRLVFCGGTSLSKAHRLIHRMSEDIDLKVVLAPDCALSQSQLKTHLSGLKKQVVDCIKGLGFVEIAGEATARNANRYFASGWLYKEQYATNTSLRPHLKLEFTTRTPCFATSEQSLGYVVYQLANRDASEFTMSCVAVEETLAEKVLSFLRRFAEHRAGKRNDWDDALVRHLYDVWCIVKNDQSVVDQAAKHFNDLVAFDQGEFTRHKEFSADPAACMHVALETIGNDKQTAEEYATKLIPLIYGNDKPTFAETFGVFKDVAQKLLSTIPRTHA; encoded by the coding sequence ATGAGAACAATTTCGAAAGAACAGCTTGAACTTATCGACGCGTTAGTCGCGGAAGAAGATCTCGGCGGCATCTCTGCTGCAATCTTGGAGAAAGACATTCACGTCACCGATGCGCTGCGTGCTCTGGCATCCCTGGAACACAGGAACACCCGATTGGTGTTCTGCGGCGGCACGAGTCTTTCAAAGGCACATCGCCTTATCCATCGAATGTCTGAAGACATCGACCTGAAGGTCGTGCTCGCGCCGGACTGTGCACTTTCCCAGAGTCAACTGAAGACGCATCTATCAGGGCTAAAGAAGCAAGTCGTTGACTGCATTAAAGGGTTAGGTTTTGTTGAAATCGCGGGCGAGGCTACAGCGAGAAACGCCAACAGGTACTTCGCCAGTGGTTGGTTGTACAAGGAGCAGTACGCCACCAATACCAGCCTGCGGCCGCACCTCAAACTTGAATTTACGACTCGGACGCCGTGCTTCGCAACGTCCGAGCAGTCCCTCGGATATGTTGTCTATCAGTTGGCGAACAGAGACGCGTCTGAGTTCACGATGTCGTGTGTGGCTGTCGAAGAAACGTTAGCGGAAAAGGTACTTTCGTTCCTCCGTCGATTTGCCGAGCATCGCGCTGGCAAGAGAAATGATTGGGACGACGCGTTGGTCCGTCATCTCTACGACGTGTGGTGCATCGTCAAAAATGATCAGTCTGTGGTTGACCAAGCGGCCAAGCACTTCAATGATTTGGTTGCGTTTGATCAGGGCGAATTCACGCGTCACAAAGAGTTTTCCGCAGATCCCGCCGCGTGCATGCACGTTGCGTTGGAGACGATTGGCAACGATAAACAGACTGCCGAAGAATACGCGACGAAGCTCATCCCTCTAATCTATGGGAACGATAAGCCGACCTTTGCCGAGACGTTTGGCGTATTCAAAGACGTCGCGCAGAAACTACTCAGTACGATACCGCGCACGCACGCTTAA
- a CDS encoding autotransporter outer membrane beta-barrel domain-containing protein produces the protein MVSRKFGRVHGRADPAARRRLPSPVVDARFLQAADPAHSPLGASFVRTAGSTAIALALAGVVPPAWAACTVSDVSGCGMPGGGGAIGAHGVGSAGGAGNGQGGGASQASGGWGATGAGGAGAAGGDSASAPPGGPALTIISTGISLNGQTITGDAGNGGPGGNFYGSGGNGGNTGVYYAGNDINIASNTTITGGAGGKGGDPLAGASSYGGGGGGGGSGMMSGGAVAVITNSGMITGGAGGAGGTGEVGGGGGAGGDGLLALRGSATITNTGVIRGGAGGAAGTSGGIVNQGGVGGAGGAGINLAGMYNNVINAGTIAGGEGDGGGVGIVTRGSDIISNIGTIMGAPINGGTTRAAAIEFGGQNNVLIQADPSISNSTLLGSLLFDAGATATIVARGALNNDVILSAGSAVTFSTASNNSTTMSGVVSGAGSLALVGTKTLTMTAGNTYTGATTIGNGAVLALSGDGSVATSSGVSVGGTLDISATTNGASVKRLAGGGTVALGARTLTVTDANALDTFSGVIGGSGGLTLNGGTQTLSAANIYTGATTINAGTLALAGAGRLSSVTTLAMAASGATFDMSAAGAQTISGLSGVAGTRLLVGTNTLTVNAASDGVYAGEFMGSGTFVKQGGGRLVLNGASTAFTGTTSVGAGTLAVGDASHESATLGGDVAVAAQGTLRGHGAILGSVANGGIVAPGGSIGTLNVSGNYTQAPNGTLAIEVSPTAASLLKVGGGATLNGALAITYAPGTYQTTRYTVLTAANGVSGRFSSVTGALAAGANLGSLQSSVAYGANDVTLSLNAPAPGDPGNAGSSGPSGPSVPVVIAPKNTSAYTALGTAALMNAQSSSAAVLDRVTRRSAVTGLATGDATPAASAVWATATGLHGRVAGSGSQPGFQENQYGFLAGAERRVERNTFGLAGGYSHADLSEQGAAGSGTRDTLRLAAYASREMGPFDVAATVGYGLHFLSQKRPFAGIGTAEGDHVGQEFTAAAQASTPISIGGLVVTPRVGLRYAYFHANGFEESGAGGQNLRVGTDNTRSLQPFVGVTFDKAFGDAARPMSVQFRVTYAHELLDAGRAITVASQDGTVFVAPGLSLPRGFLTLGASFSVTLAKRLDVSLAYDALVNTARASSQAGSLKVSYRF, from the coding sequence ATGGTTTCACGCAAATTCGGGCGCGTGCACGGCCGTGCCGATCCCGCTGCCCGACGGCGACTGCCGTCCCCAGTGGTCGACGCACGCTTCCTTCAAGCGGCCGATCCGGCGCACAGTCCATTGGGCGCCAGCTTTGTCCGCACGGCGGGCAGCACGGCCATCGCCCTGGCCCTCGCGGGCGTCGTGCCGCCCGCGTGGGCGGCATGCACGGTAAGCGACGTCAGTGGGTGCGGCATGCCGGGTGGTGGTGGTGCCATAGGGGCACATGGCGTCGGCAGCGCTGGCGGCGCAGGAAACGGTCAGGGGGGCGGGGCAAGCCAGGCTTCGGGTGGCTGGGGGGCGACCGGCGCCGGCGGCGCTGGCGCGGCCGGCGGCGATTCAGCCAGCGCGCCGCCGGGCGGCCCCGCACTCACGATCATCAGCACCGGCATATCGCTCAACGGCCAAACGATCACCGGCGACGCCGGCAACGGCGGACCGGGCGGAAACTTCTACGGCAGTGGTGGGAATGGCGGCAATACGGGCGTGTATTACGCCGGCAACGACATCAACATCGCGTCCAACACCACGATCACGGGCGGGGCCGGCGGTAAAGGCGGCGACCCTCTCGCCGGTGCATCCAGCTACGGCGGCGGCGGTGGCGGTGGCGGCAGCGGGATGATGTCGGGCGGCGCCGTCGCGGTCATCACCAACAGCGGCATGATCACCGGGGGCGCAGGCGGCGCCGGAGGCACCGGCGAGGTCGGCGGTGGCGGCGGTGCGGGAGGCGACGGACTGCTCGCGCTCCGCGGTAGCGCCACCATCACTAACACTGGCGTGATCAGAGGCGGTGCGGGAGGTGCCGCCGGCACTAGCGGCGGGATTGTAAACCAAGGGGGCGTGGGAGGCGCAGGGGGCGCCGGCATCAATCTCGCGGGAATGTACAACAACGTCATCAATGCCGGAACGATCGCCGGCGGTGAGGGGGATGGGGGCGGCGTAGGCATCGTGACCCGAGGCTCGGACATCATCTCGAATATCGGGACCATCATGGGCGCGCCGATCAACGGCGGCACGACGAGAGCCGCGGCCATCGAGTTTGGCGGCCAGAACAACGTGCTGATTCAGGCCGATCCCTCGATTTCCAACTCGACCCTCCTCGGGAGCCTGCTTTTCGATGCAGGAGCAACCGCCACTATTGTGGCGAGAGGCGCGCTGAACAACGATGTCATCCTGAGCGCCGGCTCGGCGGTGACGTTCTCCACCGCGTCCAACAACAGCACGACGATGTCGGGCGTCGTTTCGGGCGCCGGTTCGCTGGCCCTCGTCGGTACGAAAACGCTGACGATGACGGCTGGGAACACCTATACCGGTGCGACGACGATCGGTAACGGCGCGGTACTGGCACTCAGCGGCGACGGCAGTGTCGCGACCTCCAGCGGCGTGAGCGTCGGCGGCACGCTCGACATCTCGGCGACGACGAACGGGGCATCCGTGAAGCGTCTTGCCGGCGGTGGGACGGTCGCGCTCGGCGCGCGCACGCTTACGGTCACGGATGCCAATGCACTGGACACCTTCTCCGGCGTCATCGGCGGATCGGGTGGGCTGACACTGAACGGCGGCACCCAGACGCTCTCGGCGGCGAACATCTACACCGGCGCGACGACGATCAACGCTGGCACGCTGGCGCTGGCGGGCGCCGGTCGGCTGTCGTCGGTGACGACGCTCGCCATGGCGGCCAGTGGCGCGACGTTCGACATGTCCGCCGCGGGCGCGCAAACGATTTCCGGGTTGAGCGGCGTCGCCGGCACACGTCTGCTTGTCGGGACGAATACGCTGACCGTCAACGCCGCATCCGACGGCGTCTATGCCGGTGAGTTCATGGGCAGTGGCACCTTCGTCAAGCAGGGCGGCGGCAGGCTCGTGCTCAATGGTGCCAGCACGGCATTCACGGGGACGACGAGCGTGGGGGCCGGCACCCTCGCGGTCGGCGACGCCAGCCATGAGAGCGCCACGTTGGGCGGCGACGTGGCGGTTGCGGCACAAGGAACGCTGCGCGGACATGGCGCGATTCTCGGCAGCGTGGCCAACGGCGGCATCGTGGCGCCGGGGGGCTCGATCGGCACCTTGAACGTCAGCGGCAACTACACGCAGGCGCCCAATGGGACGCTTGCCATCGAGGTGAGTCCCACGGCGGCGTCGCTGCTCAAGGTGGGCGGCGGCGCGACACTGAACGGCGCGCTCGCCATCACGTACGCCCCAGGGACATATCAGACGACACGCTATACGGTGCTGACCGCGGCGAACGGCGTGAGCGGTCGCTTCTCATCGGTGACCGGTGCGCTGGCGGCGGGAGCCAATCTTGGCAGCCTGCAATCCTCTGTCGCCTATGGCGCAAACGACGTGACGCTGTCGCTGAACGCCCCGGCTCCCGGCGATCCGGGCAATGCGGGATCTTCGGGACCCTCGGGGCCTTCCGTGCCCGTCGTCATTGCGCCGAAGAACACGAGCGCCTACACGGCACTGGGCACGGCGGCGCTGATGAATGCACAGTCGTCGTCGGCGGCGGTTCTTGACCGAGTCACGCGACGCTCGGCCGTTACCGGGCTCGCCACTGGCGACGCGACGCCGGCCGCCTCGGCGGTCTGGGCGACGGCCACGGGTCTGCACGGCCGCGTGGCGGGCTCGGGCAGCCAGCCCGGTTTCCAGGAGAATCAATACGGCTTCCTCGCCGGCGCGGAAAGGCGCGTTGAGCGTAATACGTTCGGATTGGCCGGCGGTTATTCCCACGCCGATCTTTCGGAGCAGGGTGCGGCGGGCTCGGGCACACGGGACACGCTGCGCCTCGCGGCGTATGCAAGTCGGGAGATGGGGCCGTTCGACGTCGCTGCCACCGTCGGTTACGGTCTTCACTTCCTGTCGCAGAAGCGTCCGTTCGCGGGCATCGGCACGGCCGAAGGCGATCACGTCGGGCAGGAATTCACGGCGGCGGCACAGGCGAGCACGCCGATCTCGATCGGTGGGCTCGTCGTGACGCCGCGCGTGGGCCTGCGCTATGCCTACTTCCACGCGAACGGCTTCGAGGAAAGCGGCGCGGGCGGTCAGAACCTGCGCGTCGGCACGGACAATACGCGCAGCCTGCAACCGTTTGTCGGTGTGACGTTCGACAAGGCGTTCGGCGATGCGGCCCGCCCCATGAGCGTCCAGTTCCGTGTGACGTACGCGCACGAACTGCTCGATGCCGGTCGGGCGATTACCGTGGCCTCACAGGACGGCACGGTCTTCGTCGCACCGGGGTTGAGTCTGCCGCGCGGCTTTTTGACGCTCGGCGCGAGCTTCAGCGTGACGCTGGCCAAGCGCCTGGACGTGTCGCTCGCTTACGATGCGCTCGTCAATACCGCGCGCGCGTCGTCACAGGCAGGGAGTCTGAAGGTGAGTTATCGGTTCTGA
- a CDS encoding LysR family transcriptional regulator: MDRFDQYRIFVQVAEMGSFIKAAHALDVPRASVSAAIQQLETQVGTRLLHRTTRQVQLTADGAQLLKRVRVLLADIEEIDLLFHASQRQVSGQLLIDVPSRVARRWIAPALPTLLRRHPRLRLILRSSDRAVDLVQEGVDCVVRVGTLQDSSLVVRSLGTIALINCANPAYLETHGTPERPDDLLAGHWMVGYASPTTGRELPWTYLDGQGAEHTLDVPSQVVTNNAEGYIACCRAGLGLIQIPRFDVQYLLDSGELVEVMAGYRAASMPVSLLYPHRRQRSRRLAAFLDWFEELMQKHLEQ; the protein is encoded by the coding sequence ATGGACAGATTCGACCAATACCGGATCTTCGTGCAGGTCGCGGAGATGGGGAGTTTCATCAAGGCGGCCCATGCGCTCGACGTGCCGCGCGCCTCGGTGTCGGCCGCCATCCAGCAATTGGAGACGCAGGTCGGCACGCGCTTGCTGCATCGAACGACGCGGCAGGTGCAACTGACGGCCGACGGCGCGCAGTTGCTCAAGCGCGTGCGTGTGCTGCTCGCCGATATCGAAGAGATCGATCTGCTGTTCCACGCGAGTCAGCGTCAGGTGTCAGGCCAGTTGCTGATCGACGTGCCGAGTCGCGTTGCTCGCCGGTGGATCGCACCGGCGTTGCCGACGCTGCTGCGCCGGCATCCCCGTCTGCGTCTGATACTTCGATCAAGCGATCGGGCGGTCGATCTCGTGCAGGAAGGCGTGGACTGCGTGGTGCGCGTCGGCACGTTGCAGGACAGCAGTCTGGTGGTGCGGTCGCTGGGTACGATCGCGTTGATCAACTGCGCCAACCCGGCCTATCTCGAAACCCACGGCACGCCCGAACGTCCCGACGATCTGCTTGCGGGCCATTGGATGGTGGGATACGCCTCGCCCACGACGGGACGCGAATTGCCCTGGACCTATCTGGACGGGCAAGGCGCCGAACATACCCTGGACGTCCCCAGCCAGGTAGTGACGAACAACGCCGAAGGGTATATCGCCTGTTGCCGCGCCGGGCTCGGACTCATCCAGATTCCCCGCTTCGACGTGCAGTATCTGCTCGACTCGGGCGAACTGGTGGAGGTCATGGCTGGGTATCGCGCGGCCTCGATGCCGGTCTCTCTCCTTTATCCGCACCGCCGTCAACGCTCCCGTCGACTGGCCGCGTTCCTGGACTGGTTCGAAGAACTGATGCAGAAGCACCTCGAACAGTAA
- a CDS encoding SDR family oxidoreductase, giving the protein MADHSIEGKVVLIAGGAKNLGGLIARDLARQGAKAVAIHYNSAASKAQADATVAAVEALGARAVAFQGDLTRAAAVEKLFADTVDAVGRPDIAINTVGKVLKKPLVEITEAEYDEMSAVNAKTAFFFLREAGKHVNDNGKVVTLVTSLLGAFTPFYASYAGTKAPVEHFTRAAAKEFGARGISVTAVGPGPMDTPFFYPAEGADAVAYHKTAAALSPFSNTGLTDIEDVVPFIRHLVSDGWWITGQTILINGGYTTK; this is encoded by the coding sequence ATGGCAGACCATTCCATCGAGGGCAAAGTCGTGCTGATTGCCGGCGGCGCCAAGAACCTGGGCGGGCTGATCGCGCGCGATCTGGCGCGGCAGGGCGCCAAGGCCGTTGCCATTCACTACAACAGCGCGGCGAGCAAGGCGCAGGCGGACGCGACCGTCGCCGCCGTCGAGGCGCTGGGCGCCCGCGCGGTGGCCTTTCAAGGCGACCTGACTCGTGCTGCCGCGGTGGAGAAGCTGTTCGCGGATACCGTCGACGCCGTCGGCCGTCCCGACATCGCGATCAATACGGTGGGCAAGGTGCTGAAGAAGCCGCTCGTCGAGATCACCGAGGCCGAATACGACGAGATGAGCGCCGTCAATGCAAAGACCGCATTCTTCTTCCTGCGCGAGGCGGGCAAGCACGTCAACGACAACGGCAAGGTCGTCACGCTGGTGACGTCGCTGCTGGGAGCGTTCACGCCGTTCTACGCCTCGTATGCCGGGACCAAGGCGCCGGTGGAGCACTTCACGCGAGCCGCCGCGAAGGAGTTCGGTGCGCGCGGAATTTCGGTGACGGCCGTGGGGCCGGGTCCGATGGACACGCCGTTCTTCTATCCGGCCGAAGGCGCCGACGCCGTGGCGTATCACAAGACCGCCGCCGCGCTGTCGCCGTTCAGCAATACCGGGCTCACCGATATCGAGGACGTGGTGCCGTTCATCCGTCATCTCGTGAGCGACGGCTGGTGGATCACGGGGCAGACGATCCTCATCAACGGCGGATACACGACCAAGTGA
- a CDS encoding Lrp/AsnC family transcriptional regulator, translating to MRLRTGQRTGVADGDDGLGLRTQCAKHCGSNDERFCRHGFLHGIEPGPMLRFYGGATKFKIRAGRVCLIEFLFSGNLRNMSQGPATPLDDFDLRILAILQVDNQISNQSLAAAVNLSPPACLRRVRRLREEKYIQKDISVVDPNKVGLPIMMWVLVQVERERLDLLDEFKRFLQTVPEVMQCYVVTGRADFAMMITVRDIDHYEEFATRVFRQNPNIRHFETMVVMSRVKFGMSLPIGV from the coding sequence ATGCGCCTGCGCACCGGTCAGCGCACCGGCGTAGCCGATGGTGACGACGGTCTGGGCTTGCGCACCCAATGCGCAAAGCACTGCGGCAGCAACGATGAACGGTTTTGTAGACATGGCTTTCTCCATGGAATCGAGCCGGGGCCGATGCTACGATTCTATGGAGGCGCCACGAAATTCAAAATTCGCGCGGGCCGTGTTTGCTTAATTGAATTTCTTTTTTCAGGGAATTTGCGAAATATGAGTCAAGGCCCCGCAACACCACTCGACGATTTTGACCTCCGAATCCTGGCGATACTGCAGGTCGACAACCAGATCAGCAACCAGTCGCTGGCCGCTGCCGTCAATCTGAGTCCGCCGGCCTGCCTTAGACGAGTAAGACGATTGCGCGAGGAAAAGTACATTCAGAAGGACATCTCCGTCGTGGATCCGAACAAGGTCGGGCTGCCGATCATGATGTGGGTACTTGTCCAGGTCGAGCGGGAACGACTGGACTTGCTCGACGAATTCAAGCGATTTTTGCAAACGGTACCGGAAGTCATGCAGTGTTATGTGGTCACGGGGCGCGCCGACTTCGCGATGATGATCACCGTGCGCGACATCGACCACTACGAAGAATTCGCCACACGCGTATTTCGTCAGAATCCGAACATCCGTCACTTCGAGACGATGGTCGTGATGTCGCGAGTGAAGTTCGGCATGTCGCTGCCGATCGGCGTGTGA
- a CDS encoding branched-chain amino acid ABC transporter substrate-binding protein, producing MSTKPFIVAAAVLCALGAQAQTVVTIGYAGALTGAQAHFGKDSERGIRLAMDEINATHPVIGGKPVQFALDAQDDAADPRIATTIAQRFVDNRVSAVIGHQNSGTSIAVARLYAQQHIAELTPSATNPEFTRLGFNTTFRMLANDDFLGEALSRYVASQLGARRIAVIDDRTAYGQGIAEVFARQAEKAGAKIVAREFSTDKAFDFSAVLTRVKRENPEVIFFGGMDAQGGPMLKQMRQYSIRAPLVGGDGLCTAEMVRLAGTALDGNLFCADGGHSLARMPGGQAFAAKFKARYGEPVQLYAPYAYDAMTAIYRAAVAVQSTDASKIVDALHRVSFGGVTGHIAFDEHGDLRAPAATISTYKEGKKMALTEVSK from the coding sequence ATGTCTACAAAACCGTTCATCGTTGCTGCCGCAGTGCTTTGCGCATTGGGTGCGCAAGCCCAGACCGTCGTCACCATCGGCTACGCCGGTGCGCTGACCGGTGCGCAGGCGCATTTCGGCAAGGACAGCGAGCGAGGCATCCGTCTGGCCATGGACGAGATCAACGCCACGCACCCCGTCATCGGCGGCAAACCGGTGCAGTTCGCGCTCGACGCACAGGACGATGCCGCCGACCCGCGCATCGCCACGACCATCGCCCAGCGTTTTGTCGACAACCGTGTCAGCGCAGTCATTGGTCACCAGAATTCGGGCACATCCATCGCCGTGGCGCGCCTTTACGCGCAGCAGCACATTGCCGAACTTACGCCGTCCGCGACGAACCCCGAGTTCACTCGCCTCGGTTTCAACACCACATTCCGCATGCTCGCCAACGACGACTTCCTTGGGGAAGCGCTGTCGCGGTACGTCGCCAGCCAACTGGGCGCCCGACGGATCGCCGTCATCGATGACCGCACCGCCTACGGCCAGGGCATCGCCGAAGTCTTCGCGCGGCAGGCCGAAAAGGCCGGCGCAAAAATCGTTGCACGAGAGTTCTCGACCGACAAGGCCTTCGATTTCTCCGCCGTGCTCACGCGCGTCAAGCGAGAAAACCCGGAAGTCATTTTCTTCGGAGGCATGGATGCCCAGGGTGGCCCGATGCTCAAGCAAATGCGCCAATACTCGATTCGCGCGCCGCTGGTCGGAGGCGACGGCCTGTGCACCGCCGAGATGGTCCGCCTGGCCGGGACGGCTCTCGATGGCAACCTGTTCTGCGCGGACGGGGGTCACAGCCTTGCCAGGATGCCGGGCGGACAAGCGTTCGCCGCCAAGTTCAAGGCCAGGTATGGCGAGCCGGTGCAGTTGTACGCGCCGTACGCCTACGACGCCATGACGGCCATCTACCGCGCCGCGGTGGCCGTACAGTCCACAGACGCATCGAAAATCGTCGATGCCTTGCACCGCGTGTCGTTTGGCGGCGTCACGGGACACATCGCATTCGATGAACACGGCGACCTGCGCGCACCGGCCGCCACCATATCCACTTACAAGGAAGGAAAGAAAATGGCTTTGACCGAGGTATCGAAATGA
- a CDS encoding peptide deformylase, translating to MAAEVANVNDPAVVREAAALGEAIRAFRAEHGFGRAIAAPQIGIAKRMIGLAIPGWPDVIVNPRVVWTSDERMTLWDDCMCFPEMLVRVERFASISVSFTDMTGKTHLKEALERPESELMQHEIDHLDGKLSFDRAVGENAFVHRSVFELNRTAFAGEVDYFPQSQ from the coding sequence GTGGCGGCCGAAGTCGCCAATGTGAACGACCCCGCCGTCGTACGCGAGGCCGCTGCCCTCGGCGAAGCGATACGCGCCTTCCGTGCCGAACACGGATTCGGGCGCGCCATCGCGGCGCCGCAGATCGGCATCGCAAAACGCATGATCGGTCTGGCCATACCGGGGTGGCCCGACGTCATCGTCAATCCACGGGTCGTGTGGACCAGCGATGAACGGATGACGCTCTGGGACGACTGCATGTGCTTTCCGGAAATGCTCGTCAGAGTCGAGCGGTTCGCGTCGATCTCGGTGTCCTTTACCGACATGACGGGAAAAACGCATCTGAAAGAAGCACTCGAGCGCCCCGAATCCGAACTCATGCAGCATGAAATCGACCACCTCGACGGCAAGCTGTCCTTCGACCGCGCCGTGGGCGAAAACGCCTTCGTGCACCGCAGCGTTTTCGAATTGAACCGGACGGCATTCGCCGGCGAGGTCGACTACTTTCCCCAATCGCAATGA
- a CDS encoding aminotransferase class IV, with translation MNRPDIGRIDGLTYPTGTAYMAGQYLPMSEARISVLDWGLLHSDVTYDTVHVWKGKFFRLDLHIARFRRSLEKLRLRVAYTDEQLRDILVQCVRRAGLRDAYVEMLCTRGISPTFSRDPRDAANQFVAFAVPYGSVANARQLKEGLHLHLIDTVRRIPPESVDPQIKNYHWLDLVTAQFQGFDAGAETVVIKDMDGNVAEGPGFNIFAVKAGALYTPERGVLHGITRRTVFDIAEQLGIAVHAGAVREDQLRRADEIFITSTAGGIMPVTRLDGVPVGNGAPGELTQTIFHTYWAWHDDPRWTLTVDYGEADHAR, from the coding sequence ATGAATCGACCCGATATCGGCCGCATCGACGGCCTGACCTACCCCACTGGCACCGCGTATATGGCGGGCCAATATCTGCCCATGTCGGAGGCCCGAATTTCGGTACTCGACTGGGGGCTGCTGCACTCGGACGTCACCTACGACACCGTTCATGTGTGGAAGGGCAAGTTCTTCAGGCTCGATCTGCATATCGCGCGCTTTCGCCGCTCGCTCGAAAAACTGCGTTTGCGGGTCGCCTATACCGACGAGCAGCTTCGCGACATTCTGGTCCAGTGCGTGCGCCGCGCGGGTCTTCGCGACGCCTACGTCGAAATGCTCTGCACGCGCGGCATCTCCCCGACCTTCAGCCGCGATCCACGCGACGCGGCAAATCAGTTCGTCGCGTTCGCGGTCCCCTATGGGTCGGTCGCCAACGCCCGCCAGCTCAAGGAAGGTCTGCACCTGCATCTGATCGACACCGTGCGCCGCATTCCGCCGGAGTCGGTCGATCCGCAGATCAAGAACTACCACTGGCTCGACCTCGTCACCGCGCAATTTCAGGGCTTTGACGCCGGCGCGGAAACCGTCGTCATCAAGGACATGGACGGCAACGTCGCGGAAGGTCCCGGCTTCAATATCTTCGCCGTCAAGGCGGGTGCGTTGTACACGCCGGAGCGCGGCGTGCTCCACGGGATTACGCGCCGCACCGTGTTCGACATCGCCGAACAGCTCGGCATTGCCGTCCATGCGGGCGCCGTGCGCGAGGATCAACTGCGCCGCGCCGACGAAATCTTCATCACGTCGACGGCCGGCGGCATCATGCCGGTCACGCGGCTTGACGGTGTTCCCGTCGGCAACGGAGCGCCGGGCGAGTTGACGCAGACGATCTTCCACACGTACTGGGCCTGGCATGACGACCCCAGATGGACGCTGACAGTGGACTACGGCGAGGCCGACCATGCTCGCTGA
- a CDS encoding aminotransferase class I/II-fold pyridoxal phosphate-dependent enzyme, producing MSTYLRDSLAQAGFEVLAGDHPIVPVIFHDSARAQAAASALAARGILAQAFSYPVVPEGAARLRLQASLALTDADLDRVIEAFRSMRS from the coding sequence ATGAGCACCTATCTCCGCGACAGTCTGGCGCAAGCAGGTTTCGAAGTGCTCGCCGGCGACCACCCGATCGTGCCGGTGATTTTCCACGATTCGGCACGCGCTCAAGCCGCGGCGTCCGCGCTCGCCGCGCGAGGCATCCTGGCACAGGCATTCTCGTACCCGGTCGTCCCCGAAGGCGCCGCGCGGCTGCGGCTGCAAGCCTCGCTGGCACTGACGGACGCCGATCTCGATCGCGTCATCGAAGCCTTCCGGTCGATGCGCAGCTAA